One region of Vitis vinifera cultivar Pinot Noir 40024 chromosome 1, ASM3070453v1 genomic DNA includes:
- the LOC132252533 gene encoding protein PHLOEM PROTEIN 2-LIKE A9-like: MSSTAPHHDAEDPPQLQSKDGKLMATFNPRQLNVIWGGNLRYWKMPEKNSGSPAELLQVCWLEVSGSVPIRSASIGTKFRITFQVSFKSDAFGWNNCPVYVMAKFGKKGKYAWTKISLRTDYSQPTNILPPEGLEIVTKDAPNVNDTIYFGLYEVWSGKWKGGLELHNATVEQMNNK, encoded by the exons ATGTCTTCGACAGCTCCTCATCACGATGCAGAAGACCCCCCCCAGTTGCAG TCGAAGGATGGCAAGCTGATGGCTACGTTTAATCCCAGACAGCTGAACGTTATCTGGGGCGGAAACCTCCGCTACTGGAAGATGCCAGAAAA GAACAGCGGCAGTCCTGCAGAACTATTGCAGGTATGCTGGCTTGAAGTGAGCGGCAGTGTCCCCATACGCAGCGCATCAATTGGAACCAAGTTCAGAATTACCTTCCAAGTATCCTTCAAATCCGATGCATTTGGATGGAATAACTGTCCCGTTTATGTGATGGCTAAGTTTGGGAAGAAAGGAAAGTACGCGTGGACGAAAATATCGCTGCGTACTGACTATTCACAGCCAACCAATATCCTCCCACCTGAGGGCCTGGAGATTGTAACCAAAGATGCTCCAAATGTAAATGATACCATTTACTTTGGCCTATATGAAGTATGGAGTGGGAAGTGGAAGGGAGGATTAGAACTTCATAATGCCACGGTTGaacaaatgaataataaatag
- the LOC104879035 gene encoding protein PHLOEM PROTEIN 2-LIKE A5, whose protein sequence is MTHEQREGGYSSPHWKGDGSTLDQSFSGLIKVPVKALDITWGNDTRFWQQIDLTDHDTQEIGFKEGMLLLQVNWIEVKGNLNITPTEDTKYEIYYMVKFRVDAFGWHSAPIKFKVRHKGEETHSNIMILESYREKHDVWHEIPGGEFSVASKDPVNVEFGIFEVDSDWWKGGMVLGGVKIKAKSG, encoded by the exons ATGACTCATGAACAAAGAGAAGGAGGTTACTCCAGCCCACATTGGAAAGGC GATGGTTCTACACTTGACCAAAGTTTCTCAGGATTGATTAAAGTCCCTGTTAAGGCTCTAGACATCACATGGGGTAATGATACTCGGTTTTGGCAACAGATAGATCTTACGGATCATGATACCCA GGAGATCGGATTCAAGGAAGGTATGCTGCTCCTTCAGGTGAATTGGATTGAAGTCAAAGGAAATCTGAATATCACTCCCACTGAGGAcacaaaatatgaaatatattatatgGTCAAGTTCAGGGTTGATGCATTTGGTTGGCATTCAGCTCCTATCAAGTTCAAGGTGAGACACAAAGGAGAAGAGACACACAGTAACATTATGATATTGGAGTCCTACAGAGAGAAACATGATGTGTGGCATGAAATTCCAGGTGGTGAATTCTCAGTTGCATCAAAGGACCCTGTGAATGTTGAATTTGGTATCTTTGAAGTTGATAGTGACTGGTGGAAGGGTGGTATGGTTCTTGGAGGAGTTAAGATTAAGGCAAAATCAGGTTGA